From one Catellatospora sp. IY07-71 genomic stretch:
- a CDS encoding fructosamine kinase family protein encodes MTHSPALLENLLRSRMHDVVTVEPATGGQAALAGIATRREAPPVFVKALAEPPPDDVFVAEAEGLAALRDIGGVATPEVLLADRDLLVLSVLRPRPDSETFWEQFAHVLARLHTGTVHHRFGWHRDNWLGRRRQVNAWNDDGFAFFAEHRLLRWLGQPRIDAALDRADRAALERLCHRLPDLLPDRPACLTHGDLWAQNILATADERPALIDPAVSYMWAEVDLAHVWTTSPPPEAHRFFATYAELTSLDSDWRSRMPIIQLRQHLAVLAQFDDDWGAGDQIRATLAPFRQR; translated from the coding sequence GTGACGCACTCGCCGGCGCTGCTGGAGAACCTCCTCCGCAGCCGCATGCACGACGTCGTCACCGTCGAGCCGGCCACGGGCGGGCAGGCCGCGCTCGCGGGCATCGCCACCCGCCGGGAGGCACCGCCCGTGTTCGTCAAGGCTCTCGCCGAACCCCCGCCCGACGATGTCTTCGTCGCGGAGGCCGAAGGACTGGCCGCCCTGCGCGACATCGGCGGCGTGGCGACGCCCGAGGTGCTCCTTGCGGACCGGGACCTGCTCGTGCTGTCGGTGCTGCGGCCCCGGCCGGACAGCGAGACCTTCTGGGAGCAGTTCGCGCACGTGCTCGCTCGCCTGCACACGGGTACCGTCCACCATCGCTTCGGCTGGCACCGCGACAACTGGCTCGGCCGCCGCCGCCAGGTCAACGCCTGGAACGACGACGGCTTCGCCTTCTTCGCCGAGCACCGGCTGCTCCGGTGGCTCGGGCAGCCCCGGATCGACGCCGCGCTCGACCGGGCAGACCGGGCGGCGCTGGAACGGCTGTGCCACCGGCTGCCTGACCTGCTGCCGGACCGCCCGGCCTGCCTGACGCACGGCGACCTCTGGGCGCAGAACATCCTGGCCACTGCGGACGAGCGGCCCGCGCTGATCGATCCGGCGGTGTCCTACATGTGGGCCGAAGTGGATCTGGCCCATGTGTGGACGACTTCGCCACCGCCCGAAGCGCACCGCTTCTTCGCGACCTATGCCGAGCTCACCTCACTCGACAGCGATTGGCGGAGCCGTATGCCGATCATCCAGCTTCGCCAGCACCTTGCCGTCCTGGCCCAGTTCGACGACGACTGGGGCGCGGGCGACCAGATCCGCGCCACCCTGGCGCCCTTCCGGCAGCGGTGA
- a CDS encoding DUF5937 family protein encodes MALRISLAGLELARVRFAVSPAYETVMALAALQRPGVHAVHLPWVRWARPRLPDTPGLRLLLDLTGDDRAKPAFLIPPPDTRLPALADELRRIKAISPSRVREELATLTVSTSRTRRLADHPSAGLRELAEALACCHRELIAPHWTRMERLLEADIAHRAGLLAAGGLERLFTDLHDEVVFDGGELVVHRTRPPLVAEAVSLHGNGLILCPSVFCWPRVTAATRPIAAGTLRYPSRGVATLWERPAPVADALATLLGRTRAQILIGLAQPATTADLAGRLDVTAGAVSQHLGVLRACGLVSTHRDGRTVLHLRTDRGDRLLG; translated from the coding sequence ATGGCATTGCGGATCTCGCTGGCAGGGCTGGAGCTGGCCCGGGTGCGATTCGCCGTCTCTCCCGCGTACGAGACGGTCATGGCACTCGCGGCGTTGCAGCGGCCGGGCGTCCACGCCGTACACCTGCCCTGGGTCAGGTGGGCACGACCACGCCTGCCCGACACTCCAGGGCTGCGTCTCCTGCTGGACCTGACCGGCGACGACAGAGCCAAGCCCGCCTTCCTCATCCCGCCGCCGGACACCCGCCTGCCCGCGCTGGCCGACGAGTTACGCCGGATCAAGGCCATCAGCCCTTCGCGGGTACGCGAGGAACTGGCCACGCTGACGGTGAGCACGTCCCGGACACGCCGTCTGGCCGACCACCCGTCAGCAGGTCTGCGCGAGCTGGCCGAGGCGCTCGCCTGCTGCCACCGCGAACTCATCGCTCCGCACTGGACCCGGATGGAACGGCTGCTGGAGGCCGACATCGCCCACCGGGCCGGGTTGCTCGCCGCCGGGGGCCTGGAGCGGCTGTTCACCGATCTACATGACGAAGTGGTCTTCGACGGCGGCGAACTGGTGGTGCACCGCACCCGCCCGCCGCTGGTCGCCGAAGCCGTCAGCCTGCACGGCAACGGGCTGATCCTGTGTCCCAGCGTCTTCTGCTGGCCGCGGGTCACCGCCGCGACGCGCCCGATCGCCGCAGGCACGCTCCGCTACCCTTCGCGGGGGGTGGCGACCCTGTGGGAGCGGCCCGCACCGGTCGCCGACGCCCTGGCCACGTTGCTGGGCCGCACCCGGGCGCAGATCCTGATCGGTCTCGCTCAGCCCGCAACGACCGCGGACCTGGCCGGCCGACTGGACGTGACGGCCGGTGCGGTGTCACAACATCTGGGCGTGCTGCGCGCGTGCGGGCTGGTGAGCACGCACCGAGACGGCCGCACGGTGCTGCACCTGCGGACCGATCGCGGCGACCGCCTGCTGGGCTGA
- a CDS encoding DUF3376 domain-containing protein, giving the protein MVGAEPERELRLALVLNGGVSLAVWMAGVAYEIDLLRRASAQERSGVADDAAAQQWWLLCHPEDGAHRRVVVDVIAGTSAGGINGTLLAAAVARGATLDPVSFEATSARSRRWLREVWTERACLERGKLLPAGPGPRSVLDGDYFSETIASALTQVDADGAEGQPVTLFITATCMGRSERSYVDSYGRPFTVADHRRLYQFEHAPRRIEYVPPAAAADLDDGLDGCFRLSERNDFALGNAAQLARAARASASFPVAFAPVPLTPGLCAQQAPGTPHLGGAGPLLDGGILDNSPFAPVLRAVAYQPLDSPADRLIVYVVPSNGSESAGDPALGAEPTLRQVIGSTMSFPREADFRLDVDGITELMVASNAAWEDAQALFTTLMSSPAERREFAHLARRLVPVYRRGRAAGGVCEAQSLARPGPSTALTAAPGLGAAEVEAVLATSPRWIPPESQGHLPLGDPATTRPWQWGVTAAHRALRLMLSKLRTDLDGDHTARLRTAVADVDEQLRRVLAVRDELERTLAGLIPPPHSGAAAVAVAVNTQLTRLRIPEVLGRVVTAAAQRVASVYGLTPQDVLGCVLTVEVLACSLNARVAGARPAPFRLLRLGPDVEVPVLSHDEAGELAGRLGALKLYGTQVGHFAAFGLAQWRDWDWLCGRLDAVAHLGAALDASPEWIKATQAAVLAAEGSDPDDYAQRMRAMRGVDADRLHKAMIDDERGGQNLFDLGQRLIQVAASATGDTSASARWLRVAVDPCFPADKPGTVQLLRWLTHPVRANAWSRLASRHAVLPEPAVPRLLDLKAHAIALATATVLALLAVAVVSTATGTTMRGALAAAAGVLIGFLAVLLAGAGTLLLLTSAASGRAPRWTRAVGGLLAVGAAVAGLVSWCRTAQAPGPHTAAAAAGTAVILLGLLSLGGAAGLHGLRRRLGRLVRPGGRRR; this is encoded by the coding sequence ATGGTCGGTGCGGAACCGGAACGGGAGCTGCGCCTGGCGCTGGTCCTCAACGGTGGAGTGAGCCTGGCCGTATGGATGGCGGGCGTGGCCTACGAGATCGACCTGCTGCGGCGGGCCTCGGCGCAGGAGCGGTCCGGGGTGGCCGACGACGCGGCCGCGCAGCAGTGGTGGCTGCTGTGCCATCCGGAGGACGGCGCGCACCGCCGCGTGGTCGTCGATGTCATCGCGGGCACCAGCGCCGGAGGCATCAACGGCACCCTCCTGGCCGCCGCCGTCGCCCGTGGCGCGACCCTGGACCCGGTCAGCTTCGAAGCGACATCCGCCAGGTCGCGACGCTGGCTGCGGGAGGTGTGGACCGAGCGGGCGTGCCTGGAGCGGGGCAAGCTCCTGCCCGCTGGCCCCGGCCCGCGATCGGTGCTCGACGGTGACTACTTCTCCGAGACCATCGCCTCCGCGCTCACCCAGGTCGACGCAGACGGGGCCGAAGGGCAGCCGGTCACCCTGTTCATCACCGCCACCTGCATGGGCCGCAGCGAGCGCAGCTACGTCGACTCCTACGGCCGGCCGTTCACCGTCGCCGACCACCGAAGGCTGTACCAGTTCGAACACGCGCCGCGGCGGATCGAGTACGTCCCGCCCGCCGCCGCGGCCGACCTGGACGACGGGCTCGACGGCTGTTTCCGGCTGTCGGAGCGCAACGACTTCGCCCTCGGCAATGCCGCGCAGCTGGCCCGCGCCGCGCGCGCTTCGGCGTCGTTCCCGGTGGCGTTCGCGCCCGTGCCCCTCACGCCGGGACTGTGCGCACAGCAGGCACCGGGAACGCCGCACCTGGGCGGCGCCGGGCCGCTGCTGGACGGCGGGATCCTGGACAACTCGCCGTTCGCGCCCGTGCTCAGGGCCGTCGCCTACCAGCCGCTGGACTCCCCTGCCGATCGGCTCATCGTCTACGTGGTGCCGTCCAACGGCAGCGAATCGGCCGGGGATCCCGCTCTCGGTGCGGAGCCCACGCTCCGGCAGGTCATCGGCTCCACCATGAGCTTTCCCAGGGAGGCAGACTTCCGCCTGGACGTCGACGGCATCACGGAGCTGATGGTGGCCTCGAACGCCGCCTGGGAGGACGCCCAGGCGCTGTTCACGACACTGATGTCGAGCCCGGCGGAGCGGCGGGAGTTCGCGCACCTGGCCCGCCGCCTGGTGCCGGTCTACCGCCGAGGCCGCGCCGCCGGGGGCGTCTGCGAGGCGCAGAGCCTGGCCCGGCCGGGGCCCAGCACGGCGCTGACGGCGGCGCCCGGGTTGGGCGCGGCGGAGGTGGAGGCGGTGCTGGCCACCTCTCCGCGCTGGATCCCGCCGGAAAGCCAGGGACATCTTCCCCTCGGCGACCCGGCGACCACACGGCCGTGGCAGTGGGGTGTCACCGCGGCGCACCGCGCACTACGGCTGATGCTGTCCAAACTCCGCACGGATCTCGACGGCGACCACACAGCCCGACTGCGGACCGCGGTGGCGGACGTCGACGAGCAGCTGCGGCGGGTGCTGGCGGTCCGCGACGAACTCGAGCGCACGCTCGCCGGGCTGATACCACCGCCGCACAGCGGTGCGGCAGCCGTCGCGGTCGCCGTCAACACCCAGCTGACGAGACTTCGCATCCCCGAGGTGCTGGGGCGGGTGGTCACCGCGGCAGCTCAGCGGGTCGCCTCGGTGTACGGCCTGACGCCGCAGGACGTGCTCGGATGCGTGCTCACGGTCGAGGTCCTGGCCTGCAGTCTCAACGCAAGGGTGGCCGGCGCTCGGCCCGCCCCGTTCAGGCTACTGCGGCTGGGGCCCGACGTGGAGGTGCCCGTGCTCAGCCACGACGAAGCGGGGGAGCTGGCCGGGCGCCTGGGCGCGCTGAAGCTGTACGGCACCCAGGTGGGCCATTTCGCGGCGTTCGGCCTCGCGCAGTGGCGGGACTGGGACTGGCTCTGCGGCAGACTGGACGCGGTGGCGCATCTGGGCGCGGCACTGGACGCGTCACCCGAGTGGATCAAGGCAACCCAGGCCGCCGTGCTCGCTGCCGAAGGCTCCGACCCCGACGATTACGCCCAGCGGATGAGGGCCATGCGCGGTGTGGACGCCGACCGGCTGCACAAGGCTATGATCGACGATGAGCGTGGCGGTCAGAACCTGTTCGACCTGGGCCAGCGGCTGATCCAGGTGGCCGCGTCCGCCACCGGCGACACCTCCGCCTCCGCGCGCTGGCTGCGGGTCGCCGTCGATCCGTGTTTCCCGGCGGACAAGCCGGGTACCGTTCAGCTGCTGCGCTGGCTGACCCACCCCGTACGAGCCAATGCCTGGTCACGGCTGGCGTCCAGGCACGCGGTCCTGCCCGAACCGGCGGTGCCGCGCCTGCTCGACCTGAAGGCGCACGCGATCGCTCTCGCCACGGCCACTGTCCTGGCGCTGCTCGCCGTCGCCGTCGTCAGCACGGCCACCGGCACGACCATGCGCGGCGCCCTGGCCGCCGCCGCGGGAGTCCTCATCGGCTTCCTCGCGGTCCTGCTCGCCGGCGCCGGCACGCTCCTCCTGCTCACCAGCGCCGCCTCCGGCCGCGCGCCACGGTGGACCCGGGCAGTCGGCGGCCTGCTGGCGGTAGGTGCCGCGGTCGCCGGCTTGGTGTCGTGGTGCCGGACAGCTCAGGCGCCCGGTCCCCATACCGCGGCGGCCGCGGCGGGCACCGCCGTGATCCTCCTCGGGCTGCTGTCACTGGGCGGCGCGGCCGGACTCCACGGGTTGCGCCGCAGGCTCGGCCGGCTTGTCCGCCCGGGCGGTCGGAGAAGGTGA
- a CDS encoding NAD(P)/FAD-dependent oxidoreductase, whose translation MKHRIVVLGAGYAGAYAAGNLARRLSPADTEITVVNAEPDFVQRLRLHQLAAGQEIAAPKLADVFKGTGIRLHLARVAAIDLERQAVATADGGSEIGYDTLLYTLGSAVAGHGVSGVAEHAFHVTSRPAALRLRARLDALDRQGEGGRVLVVGDGLTGIETATELAESRPGLSVTLVARGELGARLSAGARLHLRRACDRLGITVVEHTGVDAVEATRVLCADGTTLASDATVWTAGFAIHPIAAASGLEVTENGQIVVDRTMRSLSHPSVYAAGDSVHAVGDNGRPLPMSCASAGYTGRQAMKAIVGRLTGRKIANVKLDYVGNHISLGRHDGILQPVDGRGRAKANYLAGRNAARVKAGIVQLSLWTTSHPTFGLPKRRRDLAPAQQAFAVDRRAAA comes from the coding sequence ATGAAGCACCGCATCGTCGTCCTCGGCGCCGGCTATGCCGGGGCCTACGCGGCAGGAAACCTGGCGCGACGGCTGTCCCCTGCGGACACCGAGATCACCGTCGTGAACGCCGAGCCCGACTTCGTCCAGCGGCTGAGGCTGCACCAGCTGGCGGCCGGCCAGGAAATCGCGGCCCCCAAGCTCGCCGACGTGTTCAAGGGCACCGGCATCCGGTTGCACCTGGCCCGTGTCGCCGCCATCGACCTCGAACGCCAGGCCGTCGCCACGGCCGACGGCGGCAGCGAGATCGGCTACGACACCCTGCTCTACACGCTCGGCAGCGCCGTCGCCGGCCACGGCGTTTCCGGCGTCGCCGAGCATGCCTTCCACGTCACCAGCCGTCCGGCGGCGCTGCGGCTGCGGGCGCGCCTGGACGCCCTGGACAGGCAAGGTGAGGGCGGCCGTGTGCTGGTCGTCGGGGACGGGCTGACCGGCATCGAGACGGCGACCGAGCTCGCCGAGTCCCGGCCCGGCCTGTCGGTGACGCTGGTCGCCCGCGGCGAGCTGGGCGCCCGGCTCAGTGCCGGGGCCCGCCTGCACCTGCGGCGGGCCTGCGATCGGCTGGGCATCACCGTCGTCGAGCACACCGGCGTCGATGCCGTCGAAGCAACGCGGGTGCTGTGCGCCGACGGCACGACGCTGGCCTCAGACGCGACCGTGTGGACCGCCGGGTTCGCGATCCACCCCATCGCCGCAGCCAGCGGGCTCGAAGTCACCGAGAACGGCCAGATCGTCGTCGACCGTACTATGCGGTCGCTGTCGCACCCCAGCGTCTACGCCGCCGGCGACAGCGTCCACGCCGTCGGTGACAACGGCAGGCCGCTGCCGATGTCGTGCGCTTCGGCCGGCTACACCGGCCGGCAGGCCATGAAAGCGATCGTAGGACGCCTGACCGGCCGCAAGATCGCGAACGTCAAGCTGGACTACGTGGGCAACCACATCAGCCTCGGGCGGCACGACGGCATCCTGCAGCCGGTCGACGGCCGAGGACGGGCAAAGGCGAACTACCTGGCCGGCCGGAACGCCGCACGGGTCAAGGCCGGCATCGTGCAGCTGTCACTGTGGACCACCTCCCATCCGACCTTCGGCCTGCCCAAGCGCCGACGCGACCTCGCCCCCGCGCAGCAGGCGTTCGCCGTGGACCGTCGCGCGGCCGCGTAG
- a CDS encoding SHOCT domain-containing protein, translating to MTNLAESSFGNGDVLLWMFEFFLLVIWFWLLITVFADLFRDHEASGWVKALWIILVIVLPYLGVLLYLIVRGRGMAERALKQQQAMRQQMDAQIRAVAGTGSSPADQIAKAKELLDTGAITQAEFETLKIKALSS from the coding sequence ATGACGAACCTGGCTGAGTCGTCCTTCGGCAACGGCGACGTCCTTCTGTGGATGTTCGAGTTCTTCCTGCTCGTTATCTGGTTCTGGCTGCTCATCACGGTTTTCGCGGACCTCTTCCGCGATCATGAGGCGTCGGGCTGGGTCAAGGCGCTGTGGATCATCCTGGTCATCGTGCTGCCGTACCTGGGCGTCCTGCTCTACCTCATCGTGCGCGGCCGCGGCATGGCCGAACGCGCCCTGAAGCAGCAGCAGGCCATGAGGCAGCAGATGGACGCACAGATCCGCGCCGTGGCCGGCACCGGCTCGTCTCCCGCCGATCAGATCGCGAAGGCCAAGGAACTGCTCGACACCGGCGCGATCACACAGGCCGAGTTCGAGACGCTCAAGATCAAGGCGCTGTCGTCCTGA
- a CDS encoding CU044_2847 family protein has protein sequence MASVAQIQLEGGGSILVEAPDATDGPVKAGRVGDAIRELPVSLQAALVPVTDAARAILEQLRQAGPAGVDVEFGVDLAMQAGAVITKSETSCHLKVRLTWHPGEADRTGR, from the coding sequence ATGGCGAGCGTGGCTCAGATCCAGCTGGAAGGCGGCGGATCGATCCTGGTCGAGGCGCCGGACGCGACGGACGGGCCGGTGAAGGCAGGCCGGGTGGGCGACGCGATCCGCGAGCTGCCGGTGAGCCTGCAGGCCGCGCTGGTGCCGGTGACCGACGCGGCCAGAGCGATACTGGAGCAACTGCGGCAGGCGGGACCGGCCGGCGTCGACGTGGAGTTCGGGGTCGATCTCGCCATGCAGGCCGGAGCGGTGATCACCAAGAGTGAGACGTCCTGCCACCTGAAAGTGAGGCTGACCTGGCACCCGGGCGAAGCCGACCGGACCGGCCGCTGA
- a CDS encoding MFS transporter — protein sequence MTMTDTVPNAVRRPRRDWHLLWAASAVSTLGDGAFVAVLPLLAASMTSDPRLIAGVTAWGTLPWLLAALPAGALADRWDARRTMARFQVAQALLLGALAAVTLTAVSGVAVLYAVAFAVGLAETMVKVSAQKLVPAVVGARDLERANGRQNATVFANRMFVGPPLGALLFSLAASLPLWLCASTFTVSAALVWRIRARTEPGRRRTLRVEIGEGVRWLGSNRLLRTLSLLSGAANLANFMAMATFVLFARERLGVSDAAYGVVVALTGVGGVLGSLLSGRIVATLGSRRTVTITIFTTPVAMIALGLFARDVLTLTLLASVTSFGASLWNVSSSSVRQRMVPAALMGRVSSVGLLMAWGTQPLGALLGGFVAGWWGLAAPWLIAGAVRLAAAFLALRPLASWPPEPS from the coding sequence ATGACCATGACCGATACCGTGCCGAACGCCGTGCGCCGCCCACGCCGGGACTGGCATCTGCTGTGGGCCGCGAGCGCCGTTTCGACCCTCGGCGACGGCGCGTTCGTCGCCGTGTTGCCGTTGCTGGCCGCTTCGATGACATCGGACCCCCGGCTGATCGCCGGGGTGACCGCCTGGGGCACGCTGCCCTGGCTGCTGGCCGCGCTGCCGGCCGGGGCGCTCGCCGACCGGTGGGACGCCCGCCGGACGATGGCCCGATTCCAGGTCGCTCAGGCGTTGCTGCTCGGCGCGCTGGCCGCGGTGACGCTGACCGCGGTGAGCGGGGTCGCCGTCCTGTACGCCGTGGCGTTCGCCGTGGGGCTGGCCGAGACGATGGTGAAGGTGTCGGCGCAGAAGCTGGTGCCGGCGGTCGTCGGCGCGCGGGATCTGGAGAGGGCCAACGGGAGGCAGAACGCGACGGTGTTCGCCAACCGCATGTTCGTGGGGCCGCCGCTGGGGGCGTTGCTGTTCTCGCTGGCGGCCTCGCTGCCGCTGTGGTTGTGCGCCTCGACGTTCACCGTGTCCGCTGCGCTGGTGTGGCGTATCCGCGCACGTACCGAACCCGGCCGGCGGCGCACCCTGCGGGTCGAGATCGGTGAGGGCGTGCGGTGGCTGGGCTCCAACCGGTTGTTGCGCACGCTGTCGTTGCTGTCCGGAGCGGCGAACCTGGCCAACTTCATGGCGATGGCGACCTTCGTGCTGTTCGCGCGTGAACGGCTGGGCGTGAGCGACGCCGCGTACGGCGTGGTGGTCGCGCTGACCGGGGTCGGCGGGGTGCTGGGCAGCCTGCTCAGCGGCCGGATCGTCGCCACGCTCGGCAGCCGCCGCACGGTCACCATCACGATCTTCACGACACCGGTCGCGATGATCGCCCTCGGGTTGTTCGCCCGTGACGTCCTGACACTGACCCTGCTCGCGAGCGTCACGTCCTTCGGTGCGTCGCTGTGGAACGTGTCGTCGTCGTCCGTGCGGCAGCGGATGGTGCCCGCCGCGCTCATGGGCCGGGTGAGCAGCGTCGGGCTGCTCATGGCCTGGGGCACCCAGCCCCTCGGCGCGCTGCTCGGCGGGTTCGTCGCCGGATGGTGGGGACTCGCCGCGCCGTGGCTCATCGCGGGCGCGGTGCGGCTCGCCGCCGCCTTCCTCGCCCTGCGGCCGCTCGCTTCGTGGCCGCCCGAGCCTTCCTGA
- a CDS encoding C1 family peptidase yields MPRTTKKNAESANHAVAVAERICNLVPSRGITTDWTLADAMAVGALTAVPLPSSVDLRAPWWEIGDQGGTGSCVGWATGDGLMRYHLVKAGLMRKDQHISPRYVWMGSKETDEFTTRPESFIERSGTSLKAAVDLCRKHGVVTTDLLPFALEDSLYAGPENAFWAAAAQLRATSYFNVGLDVERWKVAIAQDQPVLVGLVVDKTWRDATQTGGELDEFDVGSAGGGHAVCAVGYRSDGRIILRNSWGTGWGDQGFAYASPEYIQAAFFPEAYVVTVR; encoded by the coding sequence ATGCCACGCACGACGAAGAAGAACGCCGAAAGCGCCAACCACGCCGTCGCCGTCGCCGAGCGCATCTGCAACCTCGTCCCGTCCAGGGGGATCACCACCGACTGGACGCTGGCGGACGCGATGGCGGTCGGCGCCCTGACAGCCGTGCCCCTGCCCAGCAGCGTCGATCTGCGTGCGCCGTGGTGGGAGATCGGCGACCAGGGCGGCACGGGATCCTGCGTGGGCTGGGCCACCGGCGACGGGCTGATGCGCTACCACCTGGTGAAAGCCGGCCTGATGCGCAAGGACCAGCACATCTCGCCGCGGTACGTCTGGATGGGATCGAAGGAGACCGACGAGTTCACGACCCGGCCGGAGTCCTTCATCGAGCGTTCGGGCACCTCGCTCAAGGCGGCGGTCGACCTGTGCCGCAAGCACGGCGTGGTCACGACCGACCTGCTGCCCTTCGCACTCGAGGACAGCCTCTACGCCGGGCCGGAGAACGCGTTCTGGGCCGCGGCCGCGCAGCTGCGCGCGACGTCGTACTTCAACGTCGGCCTCGACGTCGAGCGCTGGAAGGTGGCAATCGCGCAGGATCAGCCGGTCCTGGTGGGGCTGGTCGTCGACAAGACGTGGCGCGACGCCACGCAGACCGGCGGCGAGCTGGACGAGTTCGACGTGGGCAGCGCGGGCGGCGGGCACGCCGTGTGCGCCGTGGGCTACCGCAGTGACGGCCGGATCATCCTGCGCAACAGCTGGGGCACCGGCTGGGGCGACCAGGGCTTCGCCTACGCATCGCCCGAATACATCCAGGCGGCGTTCTTCCCGGAGGCCTACGTGGTGACGGTCCGGTGA
- a CDS encoding IS30 family transposase has protein sequence MAPNRLRAPAQAERAPGASSRYLQEADRLHIADRLRDKASVRAIAAELGRSPSTISREIRRNRHPGNGQYRPYAAQARADGRRPRPKPGKIGENAALRDFIQDHLDKRWSPEQICQALRRRFPARPEMHVVHETIYQALYVQGRGELRRELTRALRTGRARRKPHRQAASRQPRFTHPMVMISERPAEVEDRAVPGHWEGDLIIGKDGGSAIGTLVERSTRYVMLVHLPTGRSAEHMRDALQATVQALPAHLVRSLTWDQGSEMAAHHAFSVATDIPVYFCDPGSPWQRGSNENTNGLLRQYFPKGTDLSVHSRDHLDAVAVELNGRPRKTLGWETPAERLRTLLAA, from the coding sequence ATGGCCCCCAACCGGCTCCGGGCGCCCGCTCAGGCAGAGCGGGCGCCCGGAGCGTCGTCGAGGTATCTGCAGGAGGCTGATCGTCTCCACATCGCCGACCGGCTGCGGGACAAGGCCTCGGTGCGGGCGATAGCCGCAGAGCTCGGCCGCAGCCCGTCCACCATCAGCCGGGAGATCCGCCGTAATCGGCATCCGGGTAACGGCCAGTACCGACCGTATGCCGCTCAGGCCCGGGCCGACGGCCGCCGACCACGCCCCAAGCCCGGCAAGATCGGAGAGAATGCCGCCCTGCGGGACTTCATCCAGGATCACCTGGACAAACGGTGGAGCCCGGAACAGATCTGTCAGGCTCTGCGCAGACGATTCCCCGCGCGGCCGGAGATGCACGTGGTCCACGAGACGATCTACCAGGCCCTCTACGTTCAGGGCCGAGGCGAGCTACGCCGCGAACTCACCCGTGCGCTGCGCACCGGCCGTGCCCGTCGCAAGCCGCACCGGCAGGCGGCCAGCCGCCAGCCACGGTTCACGCACCCCATGGTCATGATCAGCGAGCGGCCGGCCGAGGTCGAGGACCGTGCCGTGCCCGGCCATTGGGAAGGCGATCTGATCATCGGCAAGGACGGCGGTTCGGCCATCGGAACGCTCGTCGAACGCTCCACCCGCTACGTCATGCTCGTCCACCTGCCCACCGGCCGCAGCGCCGAACACATGCGCGACGCCCTCCAGGCGACAGTGCAAGCCCTACCGGCCCACCTGGTCCGCTCCCTCACCTGGGACCAGGGATCCGAAATGGCCGCCCACCACGCCTTCAGCGTGGCCACCGACATTCCGGTCTACTTCTGCGATCCGGGCAGCCCATGGCAGCGCGGCTCGAACGAGAACACCAACGGCCTGCTGCGGCAGTACTTCCCCAAGGGAACCGATCTATCCGTCCACAGCCGTGACCACCTCGACGCCGTCGCCGTCGAACTCAACGGCCGACCACGCAAAACGCTCGGCTGGGAAACCCCAGCCGAGCGCCTGCGTACACTGCTCGCGGCCTAG
- a CDS encoding glycoside hydrolase family 11 protein yields the protein MNDHPSHPMLRRRSRVNALIGGLCAVALAAASIIVSGTAHAEADRTITSNSTGWHNGFFYSYWKDSGNVTMTLGAAGRYSVQWSGINNTVVGKGWNPGSSHTVNYSGSFSPNGNGYLALYGWTTNPLIEYYVVEDFGSYNPSTGATRLGSVTTDGSTYDIYRTLRVNQPSIIGNATFYQYWSVRQQHRTSGTITTANHFNAWAGLGLNLGTHNYQIMATEGYQSSGSSTITVSEGNTPTSPSAPASASPRPSPSSSPGGSGGCRVTNALNAWNNGLTDNITITNTGSTAINGWSLRFTLASGQNITSGWSATFAPTSGQVTATNVGYNAAIPPGGSTTIGFQATHTGNSSAPTGFSLNGTACS from the coding sequence GTGAACGATCACCCGTCCCACCCCATGCTCCGCAGGCGCAGCCGGGTCAACGCGCTCATCGGCGGCCTGTGCGCCGTCGCGCTGGCGGCCGCCTCGATCATCGTGTCCGGCACGGCCCACGCCGAGGCTGATCGGACCATCACCTCGAACTCCACCGGCTGGCACAACGGCTTCTTCTACTCGTACTGGAAGGACAGCGGCAACGTCACCATGACCCTGGGCGCCGCGGGCCGCTACAGCGTGCAGTGGAGCGGCATCAACAACACCGTCGTCGGCAAGGGCTGGAACCCCGGTTCCAGCCACACGGTCAACTACTCCGGCAGCTTCAGCCCCAACGGCAACGGCTACCTGGCCCTGTACGGGTGGACGACCAACCCGCTCATCGAGTACTACGTCGTGGAGGACTTCGGCAGCTACAACCCGAGCACGGGCGCGACCAGGCTCGGTTCGGTCACCACCGACGGCAGCACCTACGACATCTACCGCACGTTGCGCGTCAACCAGCCGTCGATCATCGGCAACGCCACGTTCTACCAGTACTGGAGCGTGCGCCAGCAGCACCGCACCAGCGGCACCATCACCACCGCCAACCACTTCAACGCCTGGGCCGGCCTGGGTCTCAACCTGGGCACGCACAACTACCAGATCATGGCGACCGAGGGCTACCAGAGCAGCGGAAGCTCCACCATCACCGTCAGCGAGGGCAACACGCCGACCAGCCCCAGCGCACCTGCCAGCGCCAGCCCGCGGCCGAGCCCGTCGAGCTCGCCGGGCGGCAGCGGAGGATGCCGGGTGACCAACGCGCTCAATGCGTGGAACAACGGGCTGACCGACAACATCACCATCACCAACACCGGCTCAACCGCCATCAACGGCTGGTCGCTGCGGTTCACCCTCGCCTCCGGACAGAACATCACCTCCGGCTGGAGCGCCACCTTCGCCCCGACCAGCGGTCAGGTGACCGCGACCAACGTGGGTTACAACGCCGCCATCCCGCCGGGCGGATCCACCACCATCGGGTTCCAGGCGACCCACACCGGCAACAGCTCCGCGCCCACCGGGTTCTCCCTCAACGGCACTGCCTGCAGCTGA